In a genomic window of Brassica rapa cultivar Chiifu-401-42 chromosome A10, CAAS_Brap_v3.01, whole genome shotgun sequence:
- the LOC103847476 gene encoding putative cyclin-D7-1 — translation MDNLLCDESWLSDPSTPEPFPNFRLNIHDDHVEMSPAMDAATVEEAISIDLEKESCFSNHGDKFIEFLVSKKLTDARSQTVQWLIQTRNRLNLSFETIFSAASCFDRFVYATICNEWSKWMVELVAVTSLSIASKFNEVSSPSLEDFQMEGLNHMFHHKTVLEMELIVLKALEWRVNWVTSFSFSQILVTTIGMGGGDIMMNRITDHLLDDLCDLKMLAYAPSVVAVAVVLGFLEEKAALEEKLGKIMNLFGEEHKVSVAKCINVMKSRNVEEGWRREVKSPASVLQRGEVMNMNIVYYVENLSAIFQILRSGGSDKKRERDSHEDENRPGKRGTIVTSN, via the exons ATGGATAATCTACTGTGCGACGAGTCATGGCTGTCGGATCCTTCGACCCCGGAGCCTTTTCCAAACTTCCGCTTGAATATTCACGACGATCACGTGGAAATGTCTCCAGCCATGGATGCAGCAACGGTAGAGGAAGCCATTTCTATAGACTTGGAGAAAGAATCATGTTTCAGTAATCACGGAGACAAGTTTATTGAGTTTCTTGTTTCTAAGAAGTTAACCGATGCTAGGTCTCAAACAGTTCAATGGCTCATTCAG ACTCGGAATCGTTTGAATCTATCATTTGAAACGATTTTTTCGGCCGCAAGTTGTTTTGATCGGTTCGTCTATGCGACTATCTGCAAT GAATGGAGTAAGTGGATGGTGGAGTTAGTTGCAGTAACCTCATTGTCGATCGCATCAAAATTTAACGAAGTTTCTTCCCCTTCACTAGAAGATTTTCAAATGGAAGGGCTAAATCATATGTTTCATCATAAGACCGTTCTTGAGATGGAGCTCATTGTACTGAAGGCTCTAGAATGGCGTGTTAACTGGGTCACGAGTTTCTCTTTTTCGCAAATACTTGTTACTACAATCGGGATGGGAGGAGGAGACATAATGATGAATCGTATCACAGATCATTTGCTAGATGATTTATGCG ATTTGAAGATGCTTGCATACGCACCAAGTGTAGTGGCGGTTGCGGTTGTGTTGGGTTTTTTAGAAGAGAAAGCAGCTCTAGAGGAGAAGCTTGGAAAAATTATGAATCTCTTTGGAGAAGAACACAAG GTGAGTGTTGCGAAATGTATAAATGTTATGAAATCTCGAAACGTGGAAGAGGGCTGGAGAAGAGAAGTGAAGAGTCCAGCCAGCGTGTTGCAGAGAGGAGAGGTGATGAACATGAACATTGTTTATTACGTTGAGAATCTTTCTGCCATTTTTCAGATTTTACGATCCGGAGGATCCgataagaagagagaaagagatagtCACGAAGACGAGAATCGTCCCGGAAAAAGAGGGACAATTGTTACGTCAAATTAA
- the LOC103847477 gene encoding LOW QUALITY PROTEIN: oxysterol-binding protein-related protein 3A (The sequence of the model RefSeq protein was modified relative to this genomic sequence to represent the inferred CDS: inserted 2 bases in 1 codon), with product MSPNDSKNSGGFFNSLASSITNFGSVMTKSVNGLIGYEGIEVINPDGSTEDAEEEAGRGRWKQEERDGYWKMMQKYIGSDITSMVTLPVIIFEPMTTLQKMAELMEYSHLLDMADKTQDPCMRMVYASTWAISVYYAYQRTWKPFNPILGETYEMTNHNGINFIADQVSHHPPMSAAHAENEHFAYDCTSKLKSKLLGNSIDFYPVGRTRVTLKRDGVVLDLVPPPTKAHNLIFGRTWVDSSGEMIMTNLTTGDKAVLYFQPCGWFGSGRYEVDGYVYNSAEEPKILVTGKWNESLSYQACDTEGEPLTCTELKKVWKVAEAPKKDKYQYTHFAHKINSFDTAPSKLLSSDSRLRPXDTGDMTKAGYEKSILEERQRAEKRTREEKGQPLFPKWFDETEEVTPTPLGDLEVYQFNGKYLVHRAAADNSEINTDMESTQFNPWQFQDTSP from the exons ATGTCTCCTAACGATTCAAAAAACAGCGGTGGTTTTTTTAACTCTCTTGCTTCTTCCATCACCAACTTCGGGTCGGTCATGACTAAATCAGTCAACGG TTTGATAGGCTATGAAGGGATAGAAGTCATCAATCCAGATGGAAGTACAGAAGATGCAGAGGAGGAAGCAGGAAGAGGAAGATGGAAGCAAGAG GAACGTGATGGATACTGGAAGATGATGCAAAAATACATAGGATCTGATATTACATCTATGGTGACTCTTCCTGTGATCATTTTTGAACCGATGACGACGCTACAAAAAATGGCAGAG TTAATGGAATACTCGCATCTGCTGGATATGGCTGACAAAACCCAAGACCCTTGCATGCGCATGGTATATGCAT CAACATGGGCTATATCTGTGTATTATGCCTACCAACGTACATGGAAGCCGTTCAATCCAATCCTCGGTGAAACTTACGAGATGACTAATCATAATGGTATTAATTTTATAGCTGA TCAGGTCAGCCATCACCCACCAATGAGTGCTGCTCACGCAGAGAACGAGCATTTCGCTTACGACTGCACTTCAAAGCTGAAATCGAAATTACTAGGCAATTCAATCGACTTCTACCCCGTAGGAAG GACAAGAGTGACACTTAAAAGAGATGGTGTGGTTCTTGATCTTGTACCTCCTCCGACCAAGGCTCATAACCTTATATTCGGACGAACATGGGTCGATTCTTCAGGAGAGATGATCATGACCAACCTCACCACTGGCGACAAAGCGGTGCTCTACTTTCAACCATGTGGCTGGTTTGG ATCTGGCCGTTATGAGGTGGATGGATACGTTTATAATTCAGCTGAAGAGCCCAAGATACTAGTGACCGGTAAATGGAACGAGTCCTTGAGTTATCAGGCTTGTGACACTGAAGGCGAACCTCTTACATGCACCGAACTAAAAAAG GTATGGAAGGTCGCTGAAGCTCCAAAGAAGGATAAATACCAATACACACACTTTGCTCACAAGATCAATAGCTTTGACACTGCCCCTAGTAAGCTATTGTCATCTGATTCACGTCTACGCCC CGACACTGGCGATATGACCAAAGCTGGTTATGAAAAGAGCat cCTAGAAGAGAGACAAAGAGCTGAGAAGAGAACCCGAGAAGAGAAAGGTCAACCATTGTTTCCGAAATGGTTTGATGAAACAGAGGAAGTTACTCCCACACCATTGGGGGACCTCGAAGTGTACCAATTCAATGGTAAGTACTTGGTCCACCGCGCTGCAGCGGATAACTCCGAGATTAACACCGATATGGAGTCGACCCAATTTAACCCTTGGCAGTTCCAAGATACCTCTCCTTAA